The proteins below come from a single Cannabis sativa cultivar Pink pepper isolate KNU-18-1 chromosome 3, ASM2916894v1, whole genome shotgun sequence genomic window:
- the LOC133035594 gene encoding uncharacterized protein LOC133035594, whose amino-acid sequence MKRSIPEHLLSGLPDTTNAKEFFNAVEKLYDTGENAEAGHLMDEMTTIKYDELKGVRDFILKLVNVQSKLKDHNIPLPDSFIIHRALHALPASFSLIKTAYNTYNQTWTISDLISQCVAEESKLKREKNESANYVSHLKPNKGKGKFKNKNDGATKQNGNGKEHKNKQKNNNGKSKYSNVKCYFCEKLGHRRTDCHKFKTWLEKKQAQSGAKGSQEAK is encoded by the exons atgaaaagatccattcctgaacatctattgagtggtttgccagacactacaaatgccaaagagtttttcaatgcggtagaaaaattatacgacactggtgaaaacgctgaagctggacatcttatggatgaaatgacaaccattaagtatgatgaattaaaaggagtgcgtgattttattctgaaattggtgaatgttcagtccaagttgaaagatcataatattcctcttcctgactcttttattattcatcgagctcttcatgctcttcctgcctctttcagccttatcaagacagcctacaacacttacaatcaaacatggactatcagcgacctaatttctcagtgtgtggctgaagaaagcaagcttaaaagggagaagaatgaatctgctaactatgtttctcacctcaagcccaacaaaggaaaaggaaaattcaagaataaaaacgatggtgctactaaacagaatggtaatggtaaggagcataagaataaacagaaaaataacaacggaaagtccaaatactctaatgtgaagtgttacttttgtgaaaaattggggcatcggagaacagactgtcacaaatttaagacttggttagaaaagaagcaagcacaatcag gggctaagggatctcaggaagccaagtga